From Strigops habroptila isolate Jane chromosome 10, bStrHab1.2.pri, whole genome shotgun sequence, one genomic window encodes:
- the FBXO5 gene encoding F-box only protein 5: MKSNLNHSFKMKCDFGCVSLHAGFAPLKSTVEETRLEKSCPLNYEEGFCKRCAEEHQKILLSDSYHVASRNLTPEDEGRPVNNKENKQVTQRLDEGIYEMEALENSKFNEDSGYSSILSNQYTDAIEHEDIIPLAGNLCATPKHCLMKKQNQTQFSKKTLLPVIHYEEMICSTLKKSGKRNLKSWAAVDKIVFMGKVELCNLIGKKMGLDKIDILAELFQKDLKHILANILRHLGEMDLINFAKVSTTWQKILQEDKWIFQMYSKAVKNLSNGTKAPEHAATRDYVLYRAALASIQKAAPPNNLNKKGTRSKASKNHSRLLEFSEAAKTLKNTESLKVCHRCGSPAKYDSYLQRAMCNREGCGFDFCTKCMCSYHSSSDCMSGRPVKSSSKLELLPGTKKSKRNLQRL, from the exons AGACTGGAAAAATCCTGCCCCTTGAATTATGAGGAGGGCTTTTGTAAAAGGTGTGCTGAAGAGCATCAGAAAATACTCCTTAGTGACTCGTACCATGTGGCCAGCAGAAATCTAACTCCTGAAGATGAAGGAAGACCTGTaaataacaaggaaaacaaacaagtaacCCAGAGACTTGATGAAGGTATCTATGAAATGGAGGCACTGGAAAACAGTAAATTTAATGAAGACAGTGGTTATTCCTCTATATTAAGTAATCAATACACTGATGCAATAGAACATGAGGATATTATACCTTTGGCTGGGAATCTCTGTGCAACACCAAAGCATTGTCtcatgaagaaacaaaaccaaacacagttttcaaagaaaactttgtTGCCGGTGATCCATTATGAAGAAATGATTTGCTCAACTTTGAAAAAAAGTGGTAAAAGAAATCTCAAGTCTTGGGCTGCAGTAGACAAAATTGTTTTTATGGGAAAGGTTGAACTTTGCAACctaattggaaagaaaatgggattAGATAAAATAGACATTCTTGCCGAACTCTTCCAAAAGGACCTGAAGCATATATTAGCGAACATTTTAAGGCATCTTGGTGAGATGGATTTAATCAA TTTCGCCAAAGTCAGCACAACATGGCAGAAAATTCTACAAGAAGATAAATGGATTTTCCAAATGTATAGTAAAGCTGTGAAAAACCTTTCC AATGGCACTAAGGCACCAGAGCATGCTGCAACGAGGGATTATGTTCTCTACCGAGCGGCTTTAGCTTCCATTCAGAAAGCAGCCCCACCAAACAACTTGAACAAAAAAGGCACCAGATCCAAAGCATCTAAGAATCACAGCAGGCTGCTGGAGTTTTCTGAG GCTGCCAAGACcttgaaaaacactgaaagccTTAAAGTCTGCCACCGCTGTGGCTCCCCTGCAAAGTATGACTCCTATCTACAAAGAGCGATGTGCAATCGTGAAGGTTGTGGCTTTGACTTTTGCACGAAATGCATGTGCAGCTACCACAGCTCCAGTGACTGTATGAGCGGCAGACCAGTGAAATCCAGCTCAAAGCTAGAGCTGCTTCCTGGGACTAAGAAAAGCAAACGGAATCTACAACGATTGTGA